In the Danio rerio strain Tuebingen ecotype United States chromosome 8, GRCz12tu, whole genome shotgun sequence genome, one interval contains:
- the zgc:195245 gene encoding uncharacterized protein isoform X1 — MSLNALSASSVTEHKQGSTLTEGHSLDTGRTMLDLSTTKKQSSVCIERPGFRHHKKESYVCHSPLSQHSSDSGDECIQFRKLNGSPGDCPSRQSLHKELLLTHKRGLLLEEKPELQRVLQQRRLDLHREQELALQPPSDLEQELRKRQQKMQEYEMEEQRRLEDEKNVPEFVRVKENLRRIQLAESN, encoded by the exons ATGAGCTTGAACGCACTGTCTGCATCAAGCGTCACTGAACATAAACAGGGCAGCACACTGACTGAAGGCCACAGTCTCGACACCGGGCGCACAATGCTGGACCTGAGCACAACGAAGAAACAATCATCTGTGTGCATTGAG CGACCTGGATTCAGACATCACAAAAAgg AGAGTTATGTGTGTCATTCACCGCTGTCCCAGCACAGCTCAGACAGTGGAGATGAGTGTATTCAGTTCCGGAAACTGAATGGCTCACCTGGTGACTGTCCCAGTCGCCAAAGTCTGCACAAGGAGCTTCTGCTCACTCATAAGAG AGGCCTATTGTTGGAGGAGAAACCAGAATTGCAGCGTGTGTTACAGCAGAGGAGACTTGACCTGCACAGAGAGCAGGAACTTGCCCTCCAACCTCCTTCAGACCTAGAACAGGAGCTTCGCAAGAGACAGCAGAAAATGCAGGAG TATGAGATGGAGGAACAGAGGCGTCTTGAGGATGAGAAAAATGTCCCAGAATTTGTACGAGTGAAAGAGAATCTGCGCCGCATACAGTTGGCCGAAAGCAACTGA
- the si:ch211-163l21.7 gene encoding protein CFAP276, whose translation MPQERDPFPFPRYENDFTLTGRKEIQKLSDDKPTHLAQNDEPWRRLHNTTTEASSRRTVFHYDTTTPKDSLDIHLKAAYDHHLGLFQNKSQTVMQMETVGADNGTKKNKELEDSVCDAENKGIKVWVDTQKASLYSIKGSIESHHTASTNRGYSRKHDGGFYST comes from the exons ATGCCACAGGAAAGAGATCCTTTCCCATTCCCGCGATATGAGAACGACTTTACATTAACAGGGAGAAAGGAAATTCag AAATTGTCAGATGACAAGCCAACACATCTCGCACAAAATGATGAACCGTGGAGGAGACTCCATAACACGACAACAGAGGCCAGTTCCCGTCGAACTGTCTTTCATTATGATACTACA ACACCGAAGGACAGTTTGGACATTCACCTGAAAGCGGCCTACGATCATCATCTTGGattatttcaaaacaaaagtcAGACCGTGATGCAGATGGAAACTGTTGGAGCGGATAATGG gacaaagaaaaacaaagaacTAGAAGATTCAGTTTGCGATGCTGAAAACAAAGGAATTAAAGTGTGGGTCGACACACAGAAAGCATCTCTATACAGTATTAAGGGGTCCATAG AGTCTCACCACACCGCATCTACAAACAGAGGTTACTCACGGAAGCACGACGGCGGCTTTTATTCTACATAA
- the zgc:195245 gene encoding uncharacterized protein LOC565483, with product MLDLSTTKKQSSVCIERPGFRHHKKESYVCHSPLSQHSSDSGDECIQFRKLNGSPGDCPSRQSLHKELLLTHKRGLLLEEKPELQRVLQQRRLDLHREQELALQPPSDLEQELRKRQQKMQEVLTVPNPLCSSNEVEIKSWPDVW from the exons ATGCTGGACCTGAGCACAACGAAGAAACAATCATCTGTGTGCATTGAG CGACCTGGATTCAGACATCACAAAAAgg AGAGTTATGTGTGTCATTCACCGCTGTCCCAGCACAGCTCAGACAGTGGAGATGAGTGTATTCAGTTCCGGAAACTGAATGGCTCACCTGGTGACTGTCCCAGTCGCCAAAGTCTGCACAAGGAGCTTCTGCTCACTCATAAGAG AGGCCTATTGTTGGAGGAGAAACCAGAATTGCAGCGTGTGTTACAGCAGAGGAGACTTGACCTGCACAGAGAGCAGGAACTTGCCCTCCAACCTCCTTCAGACCTAGAACAGGAGCTTCGCAAGAGACAGCAGAAAATGCAGGAGGTACTGACTGTTCCCAATCCACTGTGTTCCTCAAATGAAGTGGAGATCAAGAGTTGGCCAGATGTCTGGTGA